A genome region from Bemisia tabaci chromosome 3, PGI_BMITA_v3 includes the following:
- the LOC109030610 gene encoding pre-mRNA-splicing factor CWC22 homolog: MSDSSKAKIYWGGKTVHQNSDTYWNKYPLKPGEELYERKSGSFYYPQDSDEERRHSKRSRHGSDEERQKKKKKRKHSSDEPSKRSRHSSKESSRRSRHNSSEPSKRSKHSSVERSKRSRLSSEEPNKRSRHSSEEPSKRSRHSSEEPSRRIKRESDEERKKKKKKRKHSDDEPKHKRGHRQDEPKKNKDEPKTVDTPKEVITEDQKKTVDLLTSKTGGAYIPPAKLRMMQASITDKASAAYQRIAWEALKKSLHGLINKASPQNICIIAREILRENVIRGRGLLCRSIIQAQAASPTFTNVFAALVAIINSKFPNIGELLLKRCIIRFKQGFQRKDKSTCLAAAIFIAHLVNQCVAHEIAALELLTLLLETPTNDSVQVAIAFLKECGQKLSIVCKRGLDDIFDLLRDILHQGSLEKRVQYMIEVMFQVRKDGFKDHPTIPEELDLVEEEDQFTHVLSLTEDKLEGQDILNVFKFDPEYEENEKKYENLKKELFGSDDESGEESGSEDESGSDDSDDSEAAEEKKQTIIDNTETNLVALRRTIYLTINSSLDFEECAHKLLKMELKPGQEIEMCNMFLDCCAEQRTYEKFYGLLAERFCRINQIYVSPFEKIFVDSYAIVHRFTTNKLRNVAKFFAHLLFTDAISWNVLSTIHLNEEETSSSSRIFIKILFQELSEFMSLAKLNDRIKDPTMHMAFEGLFPRDNPKNTRFAINFFTSIGLGGLTNELREHLKAQPKQSNVNKIMEALSASSSSSSSSSSDSDSDSSSSSSSSD, from the exons ATGTCTGATTCCAGTAAGGCCAAAATTTACTGGGGAGGCAAAACGGTCCATCAAAACAGTGACACATATTGGAATAAATATCCCCTGAAGCCTGGGGAGGAGCTGTATGAG AGAAAAAGTGGAAGTTTCTACTATCCTCAAGACTCAGACGAAGAAAGGCGGCACAGCAAAAGGAGTAGACACGGTAGCGATGAAGAGaggcaaaagaaaaagaagaaaaggaagcaTAGTAGTGATGAGCCTAGCAAAAGGAGCAGGCACAGTAGTAAAGAATCTAGTAGGAGAAGTAGGCACAATAGTAGTGAGCCTAGCAAAAGAAGCAAGCATAGCAGTGTAGAACGTAGCAAAAGAAGTAGACTGAGCAGTGAAGAACCTAACAAAAGAAGTAGACATAGCAGTGAAGAACCTAGCAAAAGAAGTAGACACAGTAGTGAAGAGCCCAGCAGAAGAATTAAACGTGAAAgtgatgaagaaagaaaaaagaagaagaaaaagaggaagcaTAGTGACGATGAACCCAAACACAAAAGAGGTCACCGGCAAGATGAACCCAAGAAAAATAAGGACGAACCAAAAACCGTTGATACTCCTAAAGAAGTTATCACAGAAGATCAAAAGAAAACAGTTGATTTGTTAACATCAAAGACAGGTGGTGCCTATATTCCGCCGGCGAAGTTGAGGATGATGCAAGCCAGTATAACTGACAAAGCAag TGCTGCGTATCAACGAATAGCTTGGGAAGCCTTGAAGAAATCTCTCCATGGTCTAATCAACAAAGCCAGTCCTCAGAATATTTGTATCATCGCTCgggaaattttgcgagaaaatgtCATCCGTGGTCGCGGATTACTCTGTCGATCGATAATTCAAGCTCAGGCTGCATCACCGACCTTCACCAATGTTTTTGCTGCCCTTGTAGCGATTATTAATTCTAAG TTTCCTAATATTGGGGAGCTGCTTTTGAAAAGGTGTATTATAAGGTTTAAACAAGGCTTCCAAAGAAAGGATAAATCCACTTGTCTTGCTGCTGCAATATTCATCGCTCACCTTGTCAACCAGTGTGTG GCCCATGAAATTGCAGCTTTAGAACTTCTAACTCTACTTCTGGAAACGCCGACAAATGACTCTGTGCAAGTGGCAATTGCGTTTTTGAAAGAGTGTGGTCAAAAGCTCTCAATTGTCTGCAAGAGAGGTCTTGATGACATATTTGACTTGTTACGTGACATTTTACACCAAGGATCTCTTGAAAAAAGA GTCCAATACATGATAGAAGTCATGTTCCAAGTTAGGAAGGATGGTTTCAAGGATCACCCGACGATACCTGAAGAATTGGATCTCGTAGAAGAAGAAGATCAATTCACACATGTACTTAGCTTAACAGAGGATAAGCTGGAAGGCCAAGATATCCTGA atgtattTAAATTTGACCCTGAATacgaggaaaatgagaaaaagtatgaaaatcttAAGAAAGAACTATTCGGCTCCGATGATGAATCTGGAGAAGAATCTGGAAGCGAAGACGAAAGTGGGTCAGACGATTCTGATGATTCGGAAGCAG CggaagaaaaaaagcaaactATCATTGACAACACAGAAACCAATTTAGTAGCACTTCGTCGGACGATTTATTTGACAATAAACTCGTCTCTTGATTTTGAAGAATGTGCACATAAGCTATTGAAAATGGAGCTCAAGCCTGGACAAGAGATAGAAATGTGTAACATGTTCCTAGATTGTTGCGCGGAGCAGCGTACTTACGAGAAATTTTATGGTCTCTTAGCAGAA CGTTTTTGTCGGATAAATCAAATCTATGTGTCACCGTTCGAGAAAATATTTGTCGACAGCTATGCCATTGTCCATCGATTTACCACAAATAAACTCCGGAATGTCGcaaaattttttgcacatcttcTCTTCACAGATGCTATATCTTGGAATGTTCTATCTACTATCCACCTCAATGAAGAAGAAACTAGTTCATCAAGTagaatattcataaaaattttattcCAGGAGCTGTCAGAGTTCATGAGTCTAGCCAAATTAAATGACCGCATCAAGGATCC GACAATGCATATGGCATTTGAAGGTTTGTTCCCTAGAGATAATCCAAAAAACACTCGCTTCGCCATCAATTTCTTTACATCCATTGGTTTAGGAGGACTAAC